The sequence GAAGGACGCGTGACGGTTCGGGTGCGCTCGGAGGCGGGTGCCGCTGTGGCGTTCTGGTGCGGCGATCCGACGGGGGTGGGCCGCGAACATCATGTGGAGTGGACTGTTGAAGGGGATGTGGCCTGGGGCGTCAATACTCGACCGGCCACTTCATATTCACCCGGGGTGGATGAGGAGGAGGACGGTCGGATCGTCTTTCGGGGGCGGCTGAGCCTGACGGGTGATGGCGGAGCCGTGTTGGAAGTAGCTGGAACCCTCATCCTGTTCGACCTCGCCGACCCGCCGCCTTCGACTGCTGTCGATGGAACGTTTGTCGAGATCAGTGTGGAGCGGACCAGCGTCAGCCTTTGGCCCTACCTGCTGTGATTCGCAGGAACCCGACTCTGCGGCCGGTCAGCTGTCGCGCCAGTTGTGGGTTGATTCTCGGGTGAGTCTGCGGCTCACGAGGTCGATCATCGCAGTTGGATCATGGCTTCGGAGCGGTGGGGGTGGGTTTCGTAGTCGCGGGCGAGGCTGCGGTGGTGCATGAGCCAGCCGAAGGTCCGCTCGACGACCCAGCGTCGCGGGATCACCTTGAAGCCCTTGCGGGCGGGGGCGCGGCGGGTGACTTCGACGTCGATGCCCAGGCGGGCGCCGTGGTCGATGGCCTTGGTGCGGTAGCCGCTGTCGGCCCACGCCTTCTCAGCGGTCGTTTGTTGAACCGCAACGCGCTCGGAGGAACTTGGTGCTTCCGACTGTCAGAAGCACCGCACCGAGCAGTACGACCCCAGCACAGAACCAGGCAAGTTCGTCCCATCCGACACTGGGCACCAGGACCGCGAGCGACCCGACTCCGCCGACAAGGCAGAGTGCACCGCCAAGAACTGGTCCACCCGGCCCTGGTGTGGGTGTGTGCTCCCAATCGGTCATGGGGCCAGTATCCCAATACGAACGAGAAGCCGTGAGAATCCGACAGCTTCAATGCGACAGGACAGCGACGACTCAGCTCAGGCGATCAACCCAGAGCCTCCGCCACCCACCGCGAACAGCCGCCAACTCCACAGTGCGGCTGGGCCGTGGCTGCTCACCGTCGGTGTTCGGACCCTGTCCACAGGGCTGCGGTTCGAAGGTGTCTTCGAGGCCGCCGCACACAGCAGGGCGGCCCGAACGTGAGGAGCTGTCATGCCCGAGAACACCGTCACCACCCCGCTCGCCCCTATGGAGCTGGACGACGTCGCCGACGCCTTCGCCTACATCCGGGCGTTGCAGGCCGGCGACATCGACACCGCTGGCGCGGTCGCCAACGACACGGGCCCCGAGATGCGCCGGCTGCTCCTGGACGTCGCCGCGCGCGTCATCATCCCGGTCACCGCCGTGGACGACTGCGAAGAGGAGCCGTGCGCGCACTCCTTCCTCGCGGCGGCGCTCGGGCGCCTACTCCTGGAGGTCCTGTGCCACGCCGACGGCGCCTGTCTGGCCTTCCCGCCGGGCATCGCCCAGACCATCATCCGCTTCACCGAGAACATCCTCACCGACGACCACGGCGACGTCGCCGACGTCCTGCGCCAACTGGAGGCCGCGGGGATGAAGCAGGCGATGGAGACGGACCCGGCGCACCGCACCACCGCGTAGCCGCGCATCGGGGACGGCGGTGGTGCGGTGCGGGACATCGAGTGCGGTGCACCAGGTGCGGTGGCGGACATCGTGGTGCGCATCAGAGTGGCGTCCAGCGTCATCCGGTGCGCACCACGGTGTCGTCCACTCGGTGGAGTCCACTCGGTGCGGCCCATCGGGTGGAGCCCACTGAGTGGAGCCCACTCGATGCCGTGCATCGCACTGGATGCTGAACATCGTCTCCGGACGGGCGGCACGGGCGCGGGCCTTCTCGGCGTTGGGCTGTTCTTCCGGGGTGCTCACGCGTGGCTTTGATCACGAGTCTCGGTTCTGGCGCACATTTCGTGACGCGCGCTGTGAGCGACGGCCGGCATCTGACCGGCAGTGAACTGGGCCTCACCCCTTGCTGCTGGGCCTCGGGATGGTGCTCGTCGGGCTTGCGCTGGCGACGGACCACCGCGGTATCGCCAAGCGGGCCGTGGACACGTATCTCAACCCTGCCCACGCCGACACCAGCCTCCTCCGGACCTCCAACCGACTGGGATTCGAGCATCCAGGGATGGACTTCCTCCACTACGCCGGGCGCCAGAGGCGGCTCGTACGAGTCTGGGCCCGTCAAGGACGTGATCGGCGCCGGAGACGCGTTCGTCGCCGAGCCGATGAGCTGCACCTCGTCGGTGACGACCCGTCACTCGGCGAACAGGAGACCGCACCGCGCCACCGCCACCGGCGCATTCGCCGTCACCACGCGGGGCGACTGGGAAGGCCTGCCCACCCGAGCCGACCTCGCACTTCTCGACAGCCCTCCCGGCACGACCCTGCGCTGACCCACCAAGGAGGACCCCATGCACCACAACCACCCCCCGGTGGTATCTGGGCCCAGGGCGACCACGAACTGGGTGAGGGCGCCCGCGTGGACGGCCGGCTGATCTCTGTGGACATCCTCACCGGACGCCTCCTCGAAGCCCGGGGCCCCTCCCCCGCCGCCGTACGCGAACTGCTGCGTCTCGATGTCCCGCTCGGCGCGGTCGCCCCCGTTCAGGGACGTCCGGGCCATTGGATCGCCGCCGCAGGAACCGGCATCGCCCTGATCGCCCCCGGCGGCCACACGGAGTGGCTGGCCCGACCCGAGGACCACACCCCCGCCCACACCCGGATAAACGACGGCGCGTGCGACCCCCAGGGCAGATTCTGGGCCGGCAGCATGCCCTACGACGGCACCCCCGGCGCCGGATCCCTCTACCGCACCGACCCGGACGGTTCCGTCCACCAGGTCCTCGACGGCCTCACCATCGCCAACGGACCCGCCTTCACCGCAGACGGCCGTAACGGCTGGGTTCGCTGTCAAACGCCTCGGTTGGATGGTAGAGGGCATCTGCCGAGTCCGCGCCTTGCCAGGACCACTCAGCTCTCATTATCTTGAAGTCAAGATTCTTTAGCAGGGGAGCAGATGTGGCTCGGGGAACGCTCGGATATGCCTTGGACGGCCTGCATCACGTGCAGCTTGCGATCCCTCCAGGCGCTGAGGAAAGCTGCCGTAAGTTCTGGGGAGACGTTCTCGGTATGACAGAGCTCGAGAAGCCGCCGGTGCTGGCGGCTCGCGGTGGGTGCTGGTTCCGAGGCGGTGGCCTGGAGGTTCACTTGGGGGTTGAAGAGGACTTCCGCCCGAACAGGAAGGCGCATCCGGGCATCCTTGTGACCTCGCTCCAAGCGCTCGCCAAGCGGTTGGAAGACAAAGGAGTGAGCGTCACCTGGGATGACAACTTTCCTGGCCACGATCGCTTCTATGCGTTCGACGAACTGGGCAATCGGCTTGAGTTCCTCGAACCTGTCCGTGATTGCTGACGTCTCATGATCAGGGCGTCTTTTTCGTCCAGTGGCTGGTGCGGGGGCTTTTGCGGGTGAGGCGTCGGGTCATCATGGTGATGAGTGCCCAGTTGAGGTGTGCTTCGGATTCTCTGAACTATGGATCGGATCTCGCGGGACCCCGCTTGTGGGGTTGCCTCCTTGGCAGGTCATGATGCGGCGATGAGCATGCAGCATCCCCGGGAAGTTGGCCACGAGTATGCCGTGGCCCGGTATGTCGCTGGTGAACGGCGATACCTCGAATTGCTGGGAGGTAATTTCCTTCGCCTCGGGGAGGAGGCACGGGCTGCCTTCGTAGGCGCGCTGCAAGCCGACTCTCTCCAGGTGAGCGACCAGGAGATCAGAGCGCTCCTTGCGTATGAATGGCGTTCCCGACTGACCGCTGCGTGGTTGGTCGGCGTGGCTCGGCGGGTTGAGTGGCGTGAACGCATCGGTGGCCTTCTGCTGGCCAGTGAACTCACCTATGCGGGTCAGGGTTACTGCTTTGCGCTCGCCCGGTTCGGCAGCCAAGATGATGCGGACATCCTTGTATCCTATTTGGACCGGTATCTTCCGCAGTTGGAGTGCCGGTATGACCAGGGACCCGCCCTTGGAGCTCTCATGAGGCTGGATTCCCAGCTGGGCACAAGTCACTCCGCGCGATTCGTTGCTCCGGACGGCCTCTGGGAACGGTGGGTCGATGCGCTTCCGCATACGCGCGGGACCGCGACCGCGTGGGCGGACAGCTCCAGAGCAGCGATCGACGCATGGTGCGGGCCTTGGGACGCTTGCTCATGACGCGGAGAACTGTGTCGGCCGTCAGGTGTCGGTGGCGCGTCCCGCGATCTGGTTGAAGGTGGGCATCCCGAGATCGACCGCCGAAGCCGCGCGGGCTGTGGCGGCGCCCATCTGGACGAGCTTGTCGTTGGCGCCGGCGAGGCTGGTTTCGAGGCCTTCGCCTTCGCCGAGCCAGCCTTCCCGCTTGGCCTCGGCTATGCGGTCGATGAGGTTGTCGCGGATCTCGATGAGC is a genomic window of Streptomyces sp. NBC_01237 containing:
- a CDS encoding SMP-30/gluconolactonase/LRE family protein — translated: MDGRLISVDILTGRLLEARGPSPAAVRELLRLDVPLGAVAPVQGRPGHWIAAAGTGIALIAPGGHTEWLARPEDHTPAHTRINDGACDPQGRFWAGSMPYDGTPGAGSLYRTDPDGSVHQVLDGLTIANGPAFTADGRNGWVRCQTPRLDGRGHLPSPRLARTTQLSLS
- a CDS encoding glyoxalase, coding for MDGLHHVQLAIPPGAEESCRKFWGDVLGMTELEKPPVLAARGGCWFRGGGLEVHLGVEEDFRPNRKAHPGILVTSLQALAKRLEDKGVSVTWDDNFPGHDRFYAFDELGNRLEFLEPVRDC
- a CDS encoding DUF6000 family protein: MQHPREVGHEYAVARYVAGERRYLELLGGNFLRLGEEARAAFVGALQADSLQVSDQEIRALLAYEWRSRLTAAWLVGVARRVEWRERIGGLLLASELTYAGQGYCFALARFGSQDDADILVSYLDRYLPQLECRYDQGPALGALMRLDSQLGTSHSARFVAPDGLWERWVDALPHTRGTATAWADSSRAAIDAWCGPWDACS